Sequence from the Nitrincola iocasae genome:
GTAAACAACTTGCTAAATGAAGATTTCACTACTTACCAAACCAGCTTTGCCGATAATGGCGATGGAACCTATACGCCAACTTACAGGGATGATTACAACATAAAGGCAAAATCAAGAAACTTCTGGTTGTCAGCTAACCTGAGTTTTTGATCCGCCACGTCAACGGCGTAAACCTACTAGTCTTTTAGCCACTCCAACCGGAGTGGCTTTTTTATGTACAGGACGTACGGTATGCCGCGGGCGCATGGATGCGCAGGAGCGGCGCATGTACAGGACGTACGGGCAGAAAACTGCTCCTGCGTTTTCTGCATACACGCCATCCTTGGCGCTATATGCCGCGGGCGCATGGGGTTAAAACTGTAAATTATTGTAAATATTATCATTACGCATTGCTGCATTGATGAGTTTTTCCGGATAATGCGCCTGGTGTCTCAAGGGAAGTAAACTATGTCTCAAGCTAAATCATCTTTATCTGTCTGGCGTTGGCTGTTGTTGGCTGCGGTAATTGCAGGCGGTACTACAGGTTATTACCTGTTGTATCACACCTCGGCTGATACGCCGGTGGCTTATGCAACCGTATCCAGCGGTACGATAGAAAATATCGTGACGGCTACAGGACGGTTACAACCTAGAGAATATGTCGATGTTGGGGCTCAGGTCTCAGGGCAACTGGTTGAAATTCATGTCAATGTCGGCGATCAGGTTGAGGAAGGTCAGTTGCTGGCCGAAATTGACTCCACAGTTTACCTGGCCAATGTTGAAGGAACGCGCGCTCAGTTGCGTAATTTACAAGCGCAGATGATCGATAAGCGGGCGCAGCTGGAATTGGCGGATATACAGTTCCGTCGTCAGAAACGGTTGGTCGAGACACGCATGACCTCGGAAGAGTCTTTACAGATTGCTGAGGCTACCCAACGTTCAGCTGCTGCCCAGGTGCAGGCACTTACGGCGCAAATTGAGCAGACGGCCTCCTCATTACGGGCTGAAGAAGCGCGGTTAAACTACTCACAGATCTATGCACCTATGTCTGGCACAGTTGTTGAGGTGGTTGCACGCAAAGGACAAACGCTCAACGCGACTCAACAGACACCCACTATTTTACAGATTGCTGATCTTTCGGTGATGACTGTGCAGGCTCAGGTATCAGAAGCGGATGTAAACCGTCTCAAAAAGGGAATGGATGCTTACTTTACAACGCTCGGGGATCAAAACCGCCGTTGGTCCGGGCAACTGCGCCGTATTGAACCGACGCCCCAGGTTGAAAATAATGTGGTGCTCTATAACGCCTTGTTTGATGTTGAAAATGATCAAGGTGCCTTATTCCCGCAAATGACAGCACAGGTTTTTTTCATTATTGATCGGGCTGAAGAGGTCAGGGTACTGCCAGTTGGCGCACTGAATAACCGTTCTTCTATGCCTTCGCCAGGTTCTCGACAGGGTGATCGCCGTGCTGAAGTTATGCTGGTGACGGCTACAGGCGAAAGCCAACGTCGCGAGGTAACTACCGGGCTATCCAATCGTGTACAGATTGAAATTGTTGAAGGGCTGGAGCTGGGGGACCGGGTTGAAATGCCAGGCGCTGTTATGGCCGCTACCAATCGTCCACGGCCTGCTGAGGGTCCGATGAGGATGCCCAGATGACAGCGCCAGTTACTCCTGTTATTGAACTGCGCGACATTTATCGGACCTTCCGTAATGGTGATGAGGATGTGGATGTCCTTAAAGGCGTGAGCCTCACTATTCTGCCGGGTGAGTTCGTGGCTATTGTGGGTGCATCCGGTTCCGGTAAATCGACGCTAATGAATTTGTTGGGGTGTCTGGATAGGCCAACCAGGGGGCAGTACCTTTTCAATGGTCAGGATGTGTCGGCACTTAGCAAGGATGAATTGGCCGCGTTACGACGCGATGCATTTGGGTTCGTGTTTCAGAGCTATAACCTTCTGCCAGGTGGAACGGCGCGCGAAAATGTTGAAGTGCCGGCGGTCTATGCCGGAGTCTCCAGGCTCGAGCGTCACCGGCGAGCCGAGGCGCTGTTGACACGCCTGGGGCTGGCAGACCGTTTGGGACATCAACCAGGGCAGTTGTCCGGTGGCCAGCAGCAACGGGTGTCAATTGCCCGCGCCTTGATGAATGGCGGACAGGTCATTCTGGCTGATGAACCGACCGGTGCATTAGATAGCCATACCGGTGAAGAGGTTATGGCGCTGTTTGCGGAACTGGCCGCACAGGGGCATACACTAATTTTGATTACCCATGATGCCAAGGTGGCCGCACATGCCGATCGGGTAATCGAAATCAGTGATGGGGTAATTATGGCGGATCAGGGGCCATCACTTTCCCAGTATGAGCAACGAACACCGATTACGGCGACATCTTTGAACACCCGTCCTGGTAATTTTTTCACCAATCTGGGTGAAGCGCTACGTATGTCATTAAGTGCATTGACCGGGAATTTGTTTCGTACAGTGTTGACCCTGCTAGGTATCGTAATAGGTGTCGCCTCCGTTATCACAATGCTGGCGATTGGTGATGGCGCGCGCCAGTCCATTGTCGACCGGATCAGCTCGATGGGGAGTAACTTGTTATTGGTGCGTCCGGGGGCGCCCAATCAGCGCGGCTGGGGCACCACTACCCTGATTCCTGAAGATGCTTATGCTGTGAGCGAGCTGCCCGGTATTGTCGCTGCTATTCCGGAGCAAAGCGGTACGGTGACGCTGCGAGCAGGGGGGCGGGATCATAGCTCCGAAGTGATGGCAACTTCGTCGGCTTTTTCTGCTGTGCGAAGTTGGCCAGTGGAGTATGGCAGTTTTTTTACTCGTGAAGATGAACTGGATTTCGCCAGTGTGGCGGTGCTGGGACAAACGGCGGCTAAGGCAGTTTTTCCAGACCAGGATCCGCTTGGGCAGTATGTCATGGTCGACAATGTGTTGTTTCTGGTGATCGGTGTGATAAGTTCCCGAGGCGCTTCTCCCATGGGGCGTGATGAAGATGACGTGATCATCGTACCGTTTGAAAGCGGTGGCGTGAGGCTATTGGGCCGTCGTTATTTACGTACCATGACGGTTGCCGTTGCCAGTGATGCTGACATTTATGCCGCGCAGCAGGCGGTGCAAGACCTGTTGTTAAGGCGTCACGGCGTGGAAGATTTTCAGATACGTAATATGGAATCGATTATCGAGTCTGTCACAGAAACTCAGAATACCATGACCCTGTTGTTAGGTTCGATTGCCGCGATTTCGTTGTTGGTCGGCGGGATAGGGGTCATGAATATCATGTTGGTATCCGTCACCGAGCGTACGCGGGAAATCGGTGTGCGCATGGCTACGGGGGCCAGAACCGGCAATATTATGCAGCAGTTTTTGACTGAGGCGGTATTGGTGTCTGCGCTGGGTGGTGTGTTGGGTGTCTTGATCGGGCTATCAGTGACGCTGATGCTGGAAAAGCTGGGCACCGATGTTGCATTTAGCGCCATGCCGGTGATGTTGGCATTTGGCTGTGCATTTATGACTGGGTTGGTCTTTGGTTATCTTCCTGCGCGCAAGGCCGCGCATCTTGATCCGGTGGTTGCACTCGCATCCGAGTGATCTATAAGTCATTTTTACAAAACTTTACAGCAATTGATTAATAACATTGTTGACAATAATTATCATTAACATTAAATTGTTGATTATTAATCGATATGTATTCAGCTGAATTGAGTTCTCAGGAGATGCTTCGCATATGAATAAACGCTGGTTGTTTGGCCTTGGCTTTTTATTAAGTTGCAGCCTTCCGGTAATAGCCGAAGAAAACGTAACAATTGAAGTTACGCTACCGGCAGTTGAAGGGCCGATGTACTACCGTCCTTACGTGGCTGTTTGGATTGAAAATGACCAGGGTGAAGCGATTAAAAACCTGGCGCTTTGGAGTAAAGAACCGGATTGGTTAAAGGATATGCGCCGCTGGTGGCGTAAAAGCGGTCGCTATGGCGGTAGTGACATCGATGCGGTTTCCGGTGCAACCAGACGCCCTGGTACCTACGAGCTGACCTGGGATGGCAAGAATGCCGAAGGGAATGCCGTTCCCGCAGGACGTTACAGCGTTCATTTGGAAGCGGCTCGTGAACATGGTAGTCGCAGTTGGGTGCATACAGAGATAGAGCTGGGTCAGGGGCAAAAAAATTACACTATTGAAGCCAGTGAAGAGTTAGGAACTATTCAGATCACCACAGGAGTTACGCAATGAAAGCGGTAAAAAAGATGGCCGGAGCGGCCGCAATTACATTGGCTTTGGCAAGTGCCGGTGCTGTAGCGCATCCGCTATGGATGCTACCGAGCGAATTTAACCTCTCAACTGATGAAGGGCATTGGATCACTGTTGATGCTACCGCGTCACATGGTGTTTTCAGCTTTGATAAGCCGGTCAGTTTGAATAATGTGACCATCTATCTTCCGAGTGGCGAGCGCCAGCGCATGGGTTCTTATTACAAGGGACAGCGTCGTAGCGTTTTTGATCTGCAGTTAAACGATCTAGGGACCTACAAGGTTGAGCTGCGTACACCTGAACGTTACATGACTCGTTACGTCGTAGGGGGTCGTGATACGCAACGCCGCATTATGGCCAATAAACAGCAAGCGGCTGCTCAGTTACCTGATGATGCGCGTGATGTAGTCACCATGGCAATGCAAAACGTTAGTGTGTTCTACGTGTCTCAGAAAGCCCCAACCCAGGAAGTGCTTGCCGTTACTGGCCAGGGGTTTGAAATGGATGCGATCACCCACCCAAGTGATATTGTTGTGGGAGAATCAGCCACTTTCCGTTTTACCTTTAATGGTGAACCTTTAGTCGACGCACCGGTTGAAGTCGTGCCTCACGGTACCGCTTATCGTTCTTCACGTCAGCAAATTGATCTTGTCACCGATGCCGAAGGGCGAGTTAGCTTTGCTCCCGAAATGGCGGGTCCACACCTGTTATCTGCCAATGTGCGTTTTGACGGTGATGGTGTCCTTGCCGATGAAGTGGGGGTGAACTTCCTGTTTTCATTTGAAGCGATTCCGGAATGATACAGGGAGATCGAATGAACAAGTTAGCCTTGAGTTTGGGACTGCTTCTGCTGAGTTCACAGTCGGCATGGGCGCACTATCCTTATATGGACTGCGTCCGTGAAGGTGAAGGGATACGCTGTGATATTGGTTACAGCGATGGAAGTTTTGCCACAGGAAGCGATGTTGTTATCTATGACTATGATGAACAAGAGCTCGACAGGGTCACGTCCGATGAGCACTCCAGTGTCTATTTTGACTTGCCGGAAGGGGAGTTTTTTATTCAGTTTGATGCTGGGCATGAAGACCCAGCCGAATTTGATTATGTGGAACTGCAGTAATGTCTGATGTGTCCGTTGCTTCAGTTATAGAAACGGTGTTGCCGGACGATGGAAAGCGTGAGTCCCTGTGGGTCTGGCTGTTGATATCGGCGATGTTACTACTTGGGGCGCTGGGGATTTGGTTGCGCCAGGAAGTCGTACCAGAGCGGACTCATGTGTCTCTAAACCCGGTACAGTCTCAACAGCTAATGGCCTTATCTATCGCCAGAGAGGAAATACTGTTTCTGGCTGAAAAACCCTGGCCTGCTCCGGAAAGTCTGGAGCAACTTGGTCTCGACCTGTTTGCATCATCTGCTAGCCAGGACTGGCATCAGCCTGGCGATGACTGTTACCAATGGATCTCCCGACAGCATGATGGTGACTTTTTGTTACGTATTTCGGACGGTGTGATTTTCTATCATCCTGGAGAGGCAGGGCTGCTATCAAGTTGTACTCCGGATGAGCATTGGACGTTAATGGAAAATTGATCTTATGAAAAAATCCCTTTTGTTGTGTGTTTTGCTGTTTATTTCTACGCTGGCGTCTGCTGAAAAATTAGTGGTGGGAGTCACTCTGCATCCTTATTACAGTTATGTCAGTAAAGTGGCGGGTGACCGAGCTGAGGTGATGCCGCTTATCGCCGGTGGTTTTAATCCGCACAGTTATGAATTGCAACCCGCTGACCTGACTAGGCTATTACGTATGGATGCGTTGGTGGTTAACGGTATAGGGCATGATGAGTTTGTTATGCATGCCTTGGAAGGTTTGGAGTTACCCAGGCTGACAGTGATTCAAGCCAACAAGGATTTGCCCTTGCTGTCTTCCGGTGGGGGAAGTAACAGTTACAACCCTCACACCTTTGTTTCCATTGATGCCGCCATACGCCAGATTTACACCATTGCCCGTGAACTTGGGAATCTGGATCCGGACAATGCTGATTACTTTCAGGCGAATGCGCTGAGCTATGCGCGCGAATTAAGGGCAATGAAAAACCGCTATCTAAGTGAAATTCTGGAACTGGATCTGACCGGGGTGCGTATCGCCAGCACCCACAATGCGTATGGATACCTGTTGCAGGAATTTGGTATCGGTATTGATACCGTGATTGAGCCAGCGCATGGTGTCGAGCCCAATGCCACCCAGTTACAGGATACCATTGACCGGATTCGTACGGCCAATATCCGCGTGCTCTTCACCGAGCTGGATATGGAAAACCGTTATGTAACCGTGATTGAAGAGGTGACCGGTATCGGTATTTACCATTTCTCGCACATGACCTATGGCGACTATGATGTGGACATGGTATCCAGAGAGATGGAGCATAACCTGTCCACGCTGGCTAAGGCTCTGAAAATAGCTGTGTCCGCGCCATGAAAATCAAAGGACCCGCTGTTGAACTGATCAACCTGTCGCTGCAACTCAATCGGGTGATACTGCTTGAGCCACTCAGTGCACATTTCAAACCCGGTCGGATGCATGCAATAACCGGACCCAATGGAGCTGGCAAGTCGTCACTGATCAAGTGTCTGTTGGGGTTGATGCCACATTCAGGGCAGATTCGGCGACATTGGCCAGGTCGTCCCGGAAACATTGCCTATGTGCCCCAGCAAACGGCCTTTGAACCCTCATTACCGGTAACAATTGAAGAGTTTATGTTGACATCAGTGACGCGCTGGCCGATGTTTTTCAAGCGTAAAGTCGCTGAACAGCAACGTATTAGTCGGTTATTGCAGCGGGTCGGTCTGGAAAACAAGCAGCATTTACGTCTCGGGCAGCTCTCGGGTGGTGAGCGTCAGCGGCTTTTGTTTGCGCAGGCCTTGGAGCGAGACAGTCATCTATGGTGTATCGATGAACCTATGACCGGCCTGGACCAGTCAGGTCAATCGCTGATGACTGCTGAAATGATCAGGTTGCGTGATCAGGGCGCAACGCTTTTCGTGGTGCATCATGATATGGACTGGATCAAACGTCATGCTGATGAGCTATGGGTCATTGAAGACGGTCTTAAGCATCATGAGTTGCTGTGTCAGCCCAGCCGACTTCAGGCCGTTGAGTCGGCTGACATTGAAGAGGTGTTTGCCTAATGGAAGCACTTCGTCAATTGACTTTTACCCTGTATGAATCCGGCTATCTGCCGGAAATGTTCCAGTATAGCTTTCTGACCAATGCCTTGGTGGCGGCCTGTATCATGGGCCCGTTGCTGGGAGCTCTAGGACCGCTGGTGGTGGTTAAACGCCTGGCGTTTTTTTCTGAAGCGGTAGGGCATGGTGCGCTGACAGGTGTCGCTATCGGCATTTTGCTGGGCGAGCCAGTTACTCAACCACTGGTGGCACTGTTTTGTTTTTGCACCCTGTTTGCCTTGCTGCTGCATTGGATTAAAAGCCGAACACAAATCCCTTATGATGCCTTGGTGGGGGTGTTTCTGTCGTTTGCCATCGCACTCGGTGCCGCTTTACTGCTTTATGTAGCCAAGCGTGTGAACGTACATATTCTCGAAAATGTGTTGTTCGGCTCCATCCTGACGGTACGGGATATGGATATACTGGTACTGTTGGTCATCGCGGCGTTTTCTATCGGTTTGCTGTTGTATTCAGGTAACCGGGCGTTGCTCGCCAGTTTGTCACCTGATCTGGCGCGTACCCGTGGTGTGCCTGTCCGCCTCTATGATTATGCCTTTGTATTACTGATTGCCTTAGTTACCGTCGCCTCGGTCAAAGTTGTCGGCGCGATATTGGTAGGAGCGCTGTTACTCATACCGGCAACGGCTGCACGCCTGATCAGCCGTAATGGCCGAGAGTTTTTCTGGTATTCAGTCGTGTTTTCAACCTTCAGTTGCCTGCTGGGTATTTTGTTACCCATGGCAGGCACCTTGCCGATTCCTTCCGGTGCCGCAATCGTGATGATTGCCTCTGCCTGTTTTATTATTGCTTTGGGAATACGTCGATGGAGAAGTATACAATGAAATCTTTCTGGTCACTGATCACGCTGATAACCTTGCTGATACCTTTTTCTGTGCAAGCAGCCGAAGGTCGGGTGGTCAGTGTTGCACCGGTTGCACACTTGATTGCTGCTGAACTGTTGCAGGAAACCGGCATAGATACAGAGTTTCTGGCTCCCGCGCGTTTACCGATTAACCGCATTCCTGGCTGGCTTCGCCAGGTCGATGCTAGCGAACTGGAATCAGCCGATGTGGTACTGACGATTGAGTCGGTATGGCCGTCGTTGCAGCTTTACCCCTTAATGCGCTCTGTCTCTATTCAGGTCGTACCCATTGATCTGGCAACCGAGCTGGCTCCAGGGGGTGCGCGCGTGTTGATGCATCCGGATGCGGGGGAGAGTGAATATTTCTGGTTGGATTTAAATAACCTGACCCAAATGATTAATGTGGCAGCCAAGGATCTGGCGCGTGTCTGGCCGGAAGAGTCAGGTACTATTGAGCGTAACCGTTTTGACCTTCAGCGCGCTATTCAGCGCACCCAGATACGCATTGACGGCTACCTGCTAGCGCGTGAGTTTGAGACTCTCAGCCTGGCTGATGAACGATTGATGCCCTTGGCCCAGTCTCTGGGTATGCCTATCAGTGAGACTGGCAATAACCTGCGTTTGAGTATGGCTGCAGGCGAAGATCAGCATCCTGAATGGCTGATTGATCCACTGCATCGTGTGGGTGCTGATTCTATCAAGGATTGGCTGATCACGCTGGAAACAGGGCTTCAGGCTGACTAGAGATGAGGATGTCTGCTTCAACTTCTGTTTCAACGACCTTACCCAAGGTCAATCGCTGGGTACGCTGGCTGCATATATACAGTGCGGCACCGGTATTATTGTCGATGCTGTTTTTTGCCATTACCGGTTTTTTTCTGAATCATCCAGACTTGCCGCTGGGTGAAACGCGTACCAAGCAGCTCGAACTTGAAATACCTGCCGCCATCGCCGCGCAGGACTGGCAGGCTAACAAAACACTCTATAGCC
This genomic interval carries:
- a CDS encoding efflux RND transporter periplasmic adaptor subunit — its product is MSQAKSSLSVWRWLLLAAVIAGGTTGYYLLYHTSADTPVAYATVSSGTIENIVTATGRLQPREYVDVGAQVSGQLVEIHVNVGDQVEEGQLLAEIDSTVYLANVEGTRAQLRNLQAQMIDKRAQLELADIQFRRQKRLVETRMTSEESLQIAEATQRSAAAQVQALTAQIEQTASSLRAEEARLNYSQIYAPMSGTVVEVVARKGQTLNATQQTPTILQIADLSVMTVQAQVSEADVNRLKKGMDAYFTTLGDQNRRWSGQLRRIEPTPQVENNVVLYNALFDVENDQGALFPQMTAQVFFIIDRAEEVRVLPVGALNNRSSMPSPGSRQGDRRAEVMLVTATGESQRREVTTGLSNRVQIEIVEGLELGDRVEMPGAVMAATNRPRPAEGPMRMPR
- a CDS encoding MacB family efflux pump subunit, which encodes MTAPVTPVIELRDIYRTFRNGDEDVDVLKGVSLTILPGEFVAIVGASGSGKSTLMNLLGCLDRPTRGQYLFNGQDVSALSKDELAALRRDAFGFVFQSYNLLPGGTARENVEVPAVYAGVSRLERHRRAEALLTRLGLADRLGHQPGQLSGGQQQRVSIARALMNGGQVILADEPTGALDSHTGEEVMALFAELAAQGHTLILITHDAKVAAHADRVIEISDGVIMADQGPSLSQYEQRTPITATSLNTRPGNFFTNLGEALRMSLSALTGNLFRTVLTLLGIVIGVASVITMLAIGDGARQSIVDRISSMGSNLLLVRPGAPNQRGWGTTTLIPEDAYAVSELPGIVAAIPEQSGTVTLRAGGRDHSSEVMATSSAFSAVRSWPVEYGSFFTREDELDFASVAVLGQTAAKAVFPDQDPLGQYVMVDNVLFLVIGVISSRGASPMGRDEDDVIIVPFESGGVRLLGRRYLRTMTVAVASDADIYAAQQAVQDLLLRRHGVEDFQIRNMESIIESVTETQNTMTLLLGSIAAISLLVGGIGVMNIMLVSVTERTREIGVRMATGARTGNIMQQFLTEAVLVSALGGVLGVLIGLSVTLMLEKLGTDVAFSAMPVMLAFGCAFMTGLVFGYLPARKAAHLDPVVALASE
- a CDS encoding DUF2271 domain-containing protein, coding for MNKRWLFGLGFLLSCSLPVIAEENVTIEVTLPAVEGPMYYRPYVAVWIENDQGEAIKNLALWSKEPDWLKDMRRWWRKSGRYGGSDIDAVSGATRRPGTYELTWDGKNAEGNAVPAGRYSVHLEAAREHGSRSWVHTEIELGQGQKNYTIEASEELGTIQITTGVTQ
- a CDS encoding DUF4198 domain-containing protein, which codes for MKAVKKMAGAAAITLALASAGAVAHPLWMLPSEFNLSTDEGHWITVDATASHGVFSFDKPVSLNNVTIYLPSGERQRMGSYYKGQRRSVFDLQLNDLGTYKVELRTPERYMTRYVVGGRDTQRRIMANKQQAAAQLPDDARDVVTMAMQNVSVFYVSQKAPTQEVLAVTGQGFEMDAITHPSDIVVGESATFRFTFNGEPLVDAPVEVVPHGTAYRSSRQQIDLVTDAEGRVSFAPEMAGPHLLSANVRFDGDGVLADEVGVNFLFSFEAIPE
- a CDS encoding metal ABC transporter solute-binding protein, Zn/Mn family, whose amino-acid sequence is MKKSLLLCVLLFISTLASAEKLVVGVTLHPYYSYVSKVAGDRAEVMPLIAGGFNPHSYELQPADLTRLLRMDALVVNGIGHDEFVMHALEGLELPRLTVIQANKDLPLLSSGGGSNSYNPHTFVSIDAAIRQIYTIARELGNLDPDNADYFQANALSYARELRAMKNRYLSEILELDLTGVRIASTHNAYGYLLQEFGIGIDTVIEPAHGVEPNATQLQDTIDRIRTANIRVLFTELDMENRYVTVIEEVTGIGIYHFSHMTYGDYDVDMVSREMEHNLSTLAKALKIAVSAP
- a CDS encoding metal ABC transporter ATP-binding protein; this translates as MKIKGPAVELINLSLQLNRVILLEPLSAHFKPGRMHAITGPNGAGKSSLIKCLLGLMPHSGQIRRHWPGRPGNIAYVPQQTAFEPSLPVTIEEFMLTSVTRWPMFFKRKVAEQQRISRLLQRVGLENKQHLRLGQLSGGERQRLLFAQALERDSHLWCIDEPMTGLDQSGQSLMTAEMIRLRDQGATLFVVHHDMDWIKRHADELWVIEDGLKHHELLCQPSRLQAVESADIEEVFA
- a CDS encoding metal ABC transporter permease — its product is MEALRQLTFTLYESGYLPEMFQYSFLTNALVAACIMGPLLGALGPLVVVKRLAFFSEAVGHGALTGVAIGILLGEPVTQPLVALFCFCTLFALLLHWIKSRTQIPYDALVGVFLSFAIALGAALLLYVAKRVNVHILENVLFGSILTVRDMDILVLLVIAAFSIGLLLYSGNRALLASLSPDLARTRGVPVRLYDYAFVLLIALVTVASVKVVGAILVGALLLIPATAARLISRNGREFFWYSVVFSTFSCLLGILLPMAGTLPIPSGAAIVMIASACFIIALGIRRWRSIQ